The following coding sequences lie in one Allochromatium vinosum DSM 180 genomic window:
- the rplU gene encoding 50S ribosomal protein L21 encodes MYAVIQTGGKQYRVSEGDTVKIEKLTAEAGDSVDFEQVLMVADGDDVKVGKPYLAGGKVTATVESHGRAKKVKIIKFRRRKHHMKRQGHRQWFTAVKITGISAG; translated from the coding sequence ATGTACGCGGTCATTCAAACCGGTGGCAAGCAATACCGGGTTTCCGAAGGTGACACGGTCAAGATCGAGAAGCTGACCGCCGAGGCCGGCGACAGTGTCGATTTCGAGCAGGTCTTGATGGTGGCCGATGGCGATGATGTCAAGGTCGGCAAGCCTTATCTGGCTGGTGGCAAGGTGACCGCGACGGTCGAGTCGCACGGTCGCGCCAAAAAAGTCAAGATCATCAAGTTCCGTCGTCGCAAGCATCACATGAAGCGCCAGGGCCACCGTCAGTGGTTCACGGCGGTCAAGATCACCGGCATCAGCGCCGGCTGA
- a CDS encoding polyprenyl synthetase family protein, translated as MDLSRIRQPVAEDTKAVDALILRRLQSDVVLINQIGHYIVNSGGKRLRPLSVLLAARACGYTGERHIDLAAIVEFIHTSTLLHDDVVDGSELRRNRETANVVWGNDASVLVGDFLYSRSFEMMVDVGNMRVMEVLAHATNRIAEGEVLQLLNERDPDTDEARYMEVISRKTATLFEAGTRLGAVIAESPPEIEEAIREYGLRLGIAFQLVDDALDYSVDNAELGKNVGDDLDEGKPTLPIIRAMQVGTPEQRALLRDAIEHGGRDRIESVTAAIASTDAIDYTTQLAQSYAAQAKKALERLPASPANDALALLADFAVARTY; from the coding sequence ATGGACCTTTCCAGGATTCGACAACCCGTCGCCGAGGACACCAAGGCCGTCGACGCCTTGATCCTGCGCCGACTCCAATCCGACGTGGTGCTGATCAACCAGATCGGGCACTACATCGTCAACAGCGGCGGCAAGCGGTTGCGTCCGCTCTCGGTATTGCTGGCCGCGCGCGCCTGCGGCTATACCGGCGAGCGCCACATCGATCTCGCCGCCATCGTGGAGTTCATCCACACCTCGACCCTGCTGCACGATGACGTGGTCGACGGCTCGGAACTGCGGCGCAATCGCGAGACCGCCAACGTGGTCTGGGGCAATGACGCCAGCGTGCTGGTCGGCGACTTCCTCTACTCGCGCTCGTTCGAGATGATGGTCGATGTCGGCAACATGCGGGTGATGGAAGTGCTGGCGCACGCCACCAACCGCATCGCCGAGGGCGAGGTGCTGCAGTTGCTCAACGAGCGCGATCCCGACACGGACGAGGCGCGCTATATGGAAGTCATCAGCCGCAAGACCGCGACCCTGTTCGAGGCCGGCACCCGACTCGGCGCCGTGATCGCCGAGTCGCCGCCCGAGATCGAGGAAGCCATCCGCGAATACGGCCTCCGTCTCGGCATTGCCTTCCAGCTCGTCGACGATGCGCTCGACTACAGCGTCGACAATGCCGAGCTGGGCAAGAACGTCGGCGACGACCTCGACGAGGGCAAGCCGACCCTGCCGATCATCCGCGCCATGCAGGTCGGTACGCCTGAGCAACGCGCCCTGCTGCGCGATGCCATCGAGCATGGCGGACGCGATCGCATCGAATCCGTCACAGCGGCTATTGCGTCCACCGACGCGATCGACTACACTACGCAGCTCGCACAGTCCTACGCGGCACAGGCCAAAAAAGCGCTAGAACGCCTACCCGCCTCGCCCGCGAACGACGCACTCGCCCTGCTGGCGGATTTCGCGGTCGCTCGCACGTATTGA
- the rpmA gene encoding 50S ribosomal protein L27, protein MAHKKAGGSSRNGRDSESKRLGVKIFGGQQIRAGSIIVRQRGTRFHNGVNVGCGKDHTLFALTDGVVKFITKGPKNRKFVTVENA, encoded by the coding sequence ATGGCACACAAAAAAGCAGGCGGTAGTTCACGCAACGGCCGCGATTCCGAATCCAAACGACTGGGCGTCAAGATCTTCGGCGGCCAGCAGATCCGGGCGGGCAGCATCATCGTGCGTCAGCGCGGCACCCGCTTCCACAACGGCGTCAATGTCGGCTGCGGCAAGGATCACACCCTGTTCGCGCTGACCGACGGCGTGGTGAAGTTCATCACCAAAGGTCCGAAGAACCGCAAGTTCGTCACGGTCGAGAACGCCTGA